AATCATTTCCAGGACGGTTCTGAGGGTCGCCCTCGATGGCGGGGGCATGATCCGCGTATGCAGAAAGGAGGTATTTCCATGGGAGGAAGAGGTCCATCCGACAAGGGGGGTCACCGGGGATATTCCCGGCGTGAATTCATCAAGACCGTAGGCATCGGTTCCCTGGCGCTCTCCGGGCTTCAGCTCAGCCCGTTACGCGCCTGGGCGGCGGGAGGAAACGAGCGTTATGTCTGGGGCTGTCCGAGCGAGTTCCAGAGCCTGGATCCCCATGCCATTTACGACGTGACATCGGAGAATATCCGGCTCAACCTTTACGACCACCTCTATCGCTATCTGGACAATCCACCCAAGATTCATCCCTGGCTCGCCGAAAGCTACAAGGTCTCCAAGGATGAACTCAAGTGGACCTTCGTCCTTCGGAAGGGAGCCAAGTTCCACAACGGCGACGAGGTGACTGCTGAGGCGGTGAAGTACAGCATGGAACGTCTCCTTGCCCTGGGAAAGGGGGCCTCGGCGCTCTTCAAGCCGGTCGTCGATCCGGACGGGGTGAAGGTCAAGGACCGTTACACCATCGAGTTCGGCTTGAAGGAACCTTATGCGCCCTTCCTGTCCATCATGCCCACCTTTTGTGTGGTGAATCCCAAGGTGGTGGAGGGAAAACCCGGGGCCTGGGGAAGCGAGTGGCTCTCCAGGAACGATGCGGGATCGGGAGCATACATGCTTGAGGACTACAGCCCGGGTGTGGGCTGGAAGGCGAAGCGGTTCAAAGACCACTGGATGGGCTGGAAGGGACAACACGTGGACAAGATCGAATTCCGCACTATCCACGAGACGGCCTCCCGGGTCATGGCCCTCATGAAGGGCGATATTCACGGGTGCGATGGTTACCTCCCCGTGGAACAGATCGAAAAACTCGAGAAGGCCAAGGACATCACCGTTTACGAGGAACAGTCCATGCGGATCTTCCTGATCCGGATGCACAACCAGCGCGCCCCCTTCAACGATGTCCATGTGCGCCGCGCCATCTGCTACGCCTTTGATTACGACGCGTTCATCAACAAGGTTCTCAAAGGGCGTGTGGCCCGGAACCCCGGTCCTATTCCCAACAACATGTGGGGAGCGCCCGCAGACCTCAAGGGATATACCTTTGATCTGCAAAAGGCCAAGGAGGAACTCAAGAAGGCCAAGGTCAAAGTGGACCGTCCGTTGAACATCCATCCCATGACGGGTTACTCTCAAACCGACGACGCCGCCCTCATCCTCCAGGCGGGACTTCGTGAACTGGGTATCAAGGTCAATATCGTAAGGGAGACCTGGCCGACCCTTTCCGGAAAAACAAAGGATATCAACACGTCCCCCGACATGTGGATCCACTGGGTGAGCACCTATTACGCGGATCCTGAGAACTGGATCGGAGAGATGTACAGCTCCAGCCGGTGGGGGGCATGGAAGGCCTCGGCCTGGTACAAGAACCCGGAAGTGGATGAGATCCTCCGGAAGGCTCGTACTGTGAGTGACCAGGAGGTCCGAAGGAAACTCTACGAAAAGGCGAGCCGTATCGTGGTCAAGGATGCGGCCGACATCTGGATTTATAACACGAAGTGGTACGGTCCTTACCGGAACAACGTTAAGGGCCTGAGATTCTGCCCCATCGGAAACGGCCAGGAATGCCGCTGGATCTACCTGGTATGAGACGGCATCGGGCCTGAAGTTGAACCCTGCCTCCCCCGCAGCTCCACCCTGAGCGGAAGGGGGAGGCGTTCTTTTGTTTCGATATGCAGTTCAGTTTGTTGATATATACTTTAAAGAGGATCCTGTACGCCGTTCCCACGATTTTCGGTCTTCTCATCCTCGTGTTCGTGATTTCCCGTGTGATCCCGGCCGACCCGGCGGCCCTGG
The sequence above is drawn from the Deltaproteobacteria bacterium genome and encodes:
- a CDS encoding ABC transporter substrate-binding protein translates to MGGRGPSDKGGHRGYSRREFIKTVGIGSLALSGLQLSPLRAWAAGGNERYVWGCPSEFQSLDPHAIYDVTSENIRLNLYDHLYRYLDNPPKIHPWLAESYKVSKDELKWTFVLRKGAKFHNGDEVTAEAVKYSMERLLALGKGASALFKPVVDPDGVKVKDRYTIEFGLKEPYAPFLSIMPTFCVVNPKVVEGKPGAWGSEWLSRNDAGSGAYMLEDYSPGVGWKAKRFKDHWMGWKGQHVDKIEFRTIHETASRVMALMKGDIHGCDGYLPVEQIEKLEKAKDITVYEEQSMRIFLIRMHNQRAPFNDVHVRRAICYAFDYDAFINKVLKGRVARNPGPIPNNMWGAPADLKGYTFDLQKAKEELKKAKVKVDRPLNIHPMTGYSQTDDAALILQAGLRELGIKVNIVRETWPTLSGKTKDINTSPDMWIHWVSTYYADPENWIGEMYSSSRWGAWKASAWYKNPEVDEILRKARTVSDQEVRRKLYEKASRIVVKDAADIWIYNTKWYGPYRNNVKGLRFCPIGNGQECRWIYLV